AAATAATTCTCCGATTTGTTCCCCAAATTCCCGTTAGGGAGTTGGATTGTGAAATTTAATGAGAACATAGCTACTTAACTGGTTGGTAGGGGGGTCACTTAATCAACTTTAGGATTCTAACCAGCGCAGAGAACACACAAGTGAAACACGTCGCTTACATATAGGTTTACTTTAACTAGAGAAAGTATCGTAGCCTGAAACATTTGCGAATATCGCGAATTCTGGCtaaatttgcgaaagttttaGGTCATCAAATTTGTTAACAAcagttaaaatttataaaaacaaagttttgattttactttacgaataaaataaaaatcgaaaattttcattttgttgttattttaggcGCCAAATTTGATCATACAGTTCGTTTAAGCCTGGTCAAGAATAGTCATTTCAGTTTGACATTTATGCTTTTgttgcaatttttaaattaacattTAGCGATCCGGGGAATCTTTTAATATATCTCGTTCGCAACGCGAAATGCAAAGTTTCTGCATCCAATGTAATCaaactaatataaaaaagttgaaAGTAATTTCAAtgaacagtaaaaaaatatgaaagactAGCGGAATTCTCCTGTTTTATTTCaatagaaacagtttttacACCCGGAGTTTAAATGACAGCTTACCTGAATGATCTGTGTCCACTTCATCAAACACAGACGACAAGTTTGCAGGTTTCTTTACACCAATCAAATAATAATTAAATGAGAACGCAAACTGCATGTCTTGTGGATGCCGGACCTTGTGAGACGACGTCGCCTCGAAATATTTTGAGAAGCGGTTTTGCATTTCATAAATGACGTCCCGATCCACCATGTGCGGCATATGCGCGGGAACTTTTCTCGGATGGTAGCCAAATTCCCGATTGTAAATCCGACTAACGTGGAGTAAAGATGATGAAAATGCGTCGAAGAGACGTCTTCTATTGACTCGTGCAACTTTATACTTGTCCATTAGACCTTTTCGTTGGTATAATTGATTTATTTCGTGTAAGAAATGATTTTTCTCCCAtggcaaaaaagtaaaaaatgaggTATAAGGGTTGGTTAGCTCGTGATTGGGTGGAGAACTTTCTGCATCCCATAATAACTTGCGGTTGGTATGTTCAGACTATGAATAAACAAGACGAAAATCATACATATACGGGTAAATGAGTCAAAATACAGAAGTTATGGTTTGGTTAACAGCATTAACATATTTTATGAAATTAGGAGACAAGATCAAGTTTTTCttctcaacttttttaataataaaacttCCTATAGATGTTTTCCTTCCTAACATTCCTGATTGTATGAACACACTAGACTGTAAAGATGTGAAATCTGTTTGTAATCACACTTTGTTTTTGCAAGTTGTTCGATTCCAAACCAAGAAATCAGATCGACAAGTCTGTCATGTTGCTTTTATTAACATTATTTCAAGAAAGCCGTTACCCAACCAAGATTCAACAGAACAAAAAAACCATACCTTTGCATGAAGCAAGTAATCTTGATATATCAGACTTTTACTTTTGTTGTACCCAAGCTCTGTAATCTCACCATCGGTATACTCTTCTTCCAACACACTTAATCTCTCCAACAAATAATCAGGCATGGACAAATTTGCTAAATTCTTAGGATAAAATATTAACAAAGGCACCGAAGCGTTTCGTTTTGATAATATAAAATCGCTTTCgttgtaaacattttttggaTACGTAATCATTGTCGTGGTTGTTGCAATGTTCTCATTTCTAACAGTAGTTGTAAGAGTGTCTACAGAGACGTTGAAAAAGAGAACAGCTTTTCCTGTTTCATTAGCACCCTTGTAGCCCAACACTTGAAATGGAATGCTTGTTAAAGTATAATTCTTGAAAAACGTTAacgataatatttttaacttcttcGAAAAAACTGCTGATCTTAAGACAGGACTGTCCTTATGATTCCCTTCAATAACAACATCAAACGCATTAGTTAGATTTATAAACATGGCATAGGTGTTTTTTGGAACTTCAACAACTTTTTTAGCTTCCCTGAATACATCTTTCGAAAACGAAACGGAATGTAAAAGCTTTAAATTTGCTGCGTTACAATCGCCAGCATCGAAACCACACAATGGGGTATTGCAATTAGCATCACAGTATCTGTCACCTATCCAGTTTGGTGCACACCCACTTGAGCAATACTCACCAAAATTATTTGGATAAAGACCTGAACTTTGCATAGCTTGCAACTGCCAGTTTGTTTTGGCATTCGGTCCTACACAATCTCCACCATCCCAATCGCATGCAGATACATTGCAGGATTTATCACAGTACTTGTCACTCAGCCAAGACGCTGGACATCCCTCATTACAGTTGGGTACCGACCACGATAGAAATATTTTATGACCTTTAGAATGCGTGTAAAAATCATCAGGCCACACTTCAGCACCAAAAAAGACATCATCATTcatgtatataaatttctttGAAAGTCCTGGTATGCGGTGAATGTTCGTTTCAATAGCTGGTGAGGAAAATGTTGGCAGGTGGCTTTTATTTGCAAATATCTCCTTATGTGTGACAATCGATATTCTTGGATGGTCTAAATCTAACCAACTTGGAATTTGACCATTAGTTACTATAAATATCTTTCTTATCCATGGTGCATATTTTTCAACTGATCTAAGTGAATACTTCAACTCTTCATTGTCGGCAAATCTGTTACTTGATGCATCTTCATCTTCGGTGTCAAGAGAAATCGAAATCGGCTTCCAGATATAAGTAACCGGGAAAAACCTAgcctttcttttatttataataaagtTTTTCTTAGCCAGAGCTTTTAACGTTGTaacaaatttcttttctttgaaaTGTATAACACTAACTTCCTCCTCTAAATACAATGAGACACTTGTTATAGAGTTTGGAAGTCTTGAATGAATAGAATCCTTAACTACATTTTCTGTATCATTTTTTGTAACATCATACATCATTAAAGCATCATGTATTCTCTTATGACCACTTTTTATTGTGCTTGTATAAAAAACTTCTGTCACCTTCAACTTAGTTTTCTTATGCTTTAAAGTAGTATTCATCAACTTATGGATTTTTTCACGTGATTTGAAAGTCACAAATATAATATCCAAGTCATCATCCCATGTATATATGTCTTTTGCTGAGGAAAACGTTGAATCTATAAGAATCAATTCAGTCATTGATATACTTTTTGGTAAGCCAGATATAGCAAGTTTGAATGCAGGAACACAGTTAGGAACAGGGCAGATAACAGAATTCTTCCActtatatttttctaaattgatCAACTTTTCTCGCCACTTACTAGATGCATACATCTTTCCAGAGGTTACATTTAATTCTTCACGTAATTTTTTCTTGACACTGTTTAACGCCATTATTAGTTTCGGGTCACTTCCGTTTACCCATGTATATACTAAATCTATTGGCTGTGGCAAGCATAGCCGATATTCAAACGATTTGCCAGCAATGTTGTCATAACGGCGAACAAATTGAAATTTGCCAGCATAGCGAATCATACTCCATTGTAATGCAACTTCGCCAAAATGAAATGCTGCAACAATTATGACACAGAACGCAGCCAACGCACACCATATACCAAAATTAGTTGATAAACATGTATATGTTTGTCTTTGAATAAGTTTACAAAAAGACAACCAAATTCTCAATGTCATATTgctataaaaatgtaaataaatatgtaTAGAATTCAATTAAAAAAGACACAGCAGATATAACAATATCTATTAACAATGCTAGATTTTAGCCAAATCTCCAAGTTTACATTGATTTCAGTTGATCATCATCAGTCAGATTGGGTTGAGTGATCATACAATACTGCATGGAACACTATAAAACGTCAAATCTGATatgtttaaaattcaaaatttccAATTATTTTAGTTaggattttaaattttgtaaattatggttaaaaattttaacaatacTGCAGAATTAAGTGTCAATAGTTTTGGCATTATAATGTTTCTTATAccactgttgttgttgttgttggtacaaagtcaataaaaacaaGAACATACAATCCATTTCCAACATCTCTCTGTAAGAAAATAGTGTAACTGTCAATATATATACACATTAAATTTCCTGTAAATACAGATGTAAGaggttttatttcattttgcagtcattttttattgctaaAGAGCCtgatttgtgtatttttttttttaaataagttttcACCGCATATAAAAATATCTGTTGGActttcattatttaaaacaacaaagtcAACGGCAGAGGGCTTGGTACTATAAGTTATTACTGTTCAAATGCAATAAAATTCGGTCAGGTATTTCTATGAAAAACACAAATCCAGGTGAAAGCTGTTCTGTAACGTAAATGATTTAAATGTAATTGCAACAATAAGTTCTTTCACACAGTTAACCTACATGATATCTAATTGGGTAACCACCTGTGGTTTAACAATGTGACTTGTATAATTAGGCATGGCATGCTAAACTCCACACAAAATTGCATAAAATTCACATGTTGCATTGTTTTGCAAACTTAAAACCCTTTAAAATCACTAAAATTAAGTGACTTAAagtgaaataataaaatttaaatcactgcATGAATTTTTATTACTTGATGTCTTCCTGGACCTGAACACACAAATCGTGTTAAGTAATAAAAAGAATAATGAAATTGTCCAAAACATGCTTAATAGATGTATTCTAACCCAACTTGGAACACAGCCCGTCTTAAGACAGGAGGGACCATCTTTAAACAAGGTGGCCCATCTTTTGACATACTGCCCTGTCAATTGACGGGCCAAGACCAACTTGTGATACGACATTAAAAGATGTTTGCATACATCAAGACCTTGTATTTAGCGTAAACTATCtccaataaagtaaaaaaaactgcTACAACTTTTTTCTGGTGTATTGTTGTATATGGCTAGCTGAGATTAAATCGAGTTATGCTTTTAAGATTGCTGTAGGTATCAAAAAAACACTATTAACCAACCCTTCGAGCAAGACCATATCAgtgaatacatttttttaaaacagttagAGACTTCCTTGTTGCATGATTGAAGATGTTTTCACCTGAGTTGTTGTGTGCATAATGACTAGCTAAATAATTATAACTCAGATATGAAGATCTAACATTTAGTTCAGTGTAATGTCATGTTTATATATggtatagctagctaagctattGTTTAAGCTATTTATGTTACTTTTCAAGATAATCTTCAATAAAATTATTGCTACTAGACCTATTACGCAACTTGAGAGACAGAATCTTTTTTGCTGAGGCAGCTGcgattgaaatattttgttatatattcaaGAAGCATGACTatgatttaaagaaatattttgagttaatttatattttaagcgATCAGTCTCACCAGTTTCAAGCAGAGTCTTTAAAGCTCCAATTGGAGCTacagaaacattttttgaaattcttgccCAACTGGACGACAGCCTTATCTAGGGATCAAACCCACAACCACTTGGACAtgagtcgaatgctctaccaacTGTGCTACTAATCCCCGTTTATCAAatttgtttgttcaatttttaagaaaaaagaatttatgacATGGTATTTGTATTGCTTATTACTTTAGCTATATTTGTAATAGATTATATTATacaatttttgttctttttagtcTATAGGCACTGCATTTGTCCACAGTTTCACTAGGCATGtgctcaattttttaaattcgtaACAGCGTGTTGCCCATAGTAGAAGGCTTAACTTTATTCTGGGAGTCTTCAGACTGGTTAGTGTTGTGGCTGTTTCTAAAAAGTGTCAATAGTTAGGCCTGTTCCTTTTTTTggtatgatttttaaaaaagcataagtCCTTTGTCAATAGTTGGACCTGTCCCATCTTGTGACACAGTATTTTTGAAGCATAGGAATGTAAAGTTAAAATTCAAAAagtacaaaatttataaaaaagtttatatttatatttataattatttagtgatattttagtTTGAGTGACACACCATGGTAATCATCAGCATCCAGgctaccatatttgtttttggtTGCCATGCCTACCTGGTGTGATGTATATATAAGTCTTGCCACTCCTTTTTTGTCATTCTTCAGTCAGCTCTTGATTAGTCAACATCAAGTTTTTGAGTTTCAATGCACAATATTTCAATGCACAACAATGATGATGATCTTACTTACACAATATTTCTATGAGTGATATAGCTTGTTCTTCAATTTCACATAAGTTTACACTTCTCACACATTTTCATAGTACTTTACACTGGGCAGCTGGTAAGTATTAGCTATTCTatgtcaaatattttatttaaatttgaacTGGATATTTACCgtaattttgtatttatttagttTGAACGTATATCAAGATATCAattcaaatcaaaatttttgttgttacaAACACTTCCCTCTCGTGTGACGCCTTAACAAGGAATTTGTTGGTCAATAGTTAGGCCTGTTCCATCTTATGACACATTTACTAAAATTGCAAGAGTCTTGTGTACAGTTGAGTTTGTACCAACTGATGACACGTTTTTTAAAAGCATATATATACCTTTGTCAATAGTTAGGCCTGTACCAACTAAGACAATTTGCATACATATGTTCAAAATTGAGCCGGGCCTGCCAACAGATGGGCCATCCCAACTGCGAACGCACCAACCCGTCTTTTGACAGACCAACCTGCCTAAAGATGGGTCAGTCCTGCGTTCAAAGTTGGGTCGTTGTCCATAGTTGAGTCAGAACAGATGAATTCCTGTGTGacattatttgttatttttcagtGGTAAACTTTTTGGCTCTGGCATTTGTGTTAAGGTTAGTTGGGTCAGAGCATGGTcacaaagttttaaatatttaatcagGAATTGATATTTTTTCTTACCCAAATGCGTTGTCTTTTCCATTGCTCATTATCTCTCCAccttttccttcttttttaataaaagcaaaATTAGAATTTGTGTTCTTGTCAATGTCATGTTTTGAAATGAATTCGGCAATAAGATAATATTAGTATAAAAGTAACAAATAAGTTAGTTTAGCTTATCTTTTAGAGTAGACAATTAGTGATTACTTGCTAATGTTCCTAGAAGAAAACACAGTATTAGACAAATGTACTTCATTTAACAACGTTGTGATATTAATATAAAGGGTAATTTGGTAAAAAAGGGGCGAGGTGCTAGGCAAGCAAAAATACACAAAACTCTCCTGTGTGTGTACCCAATTTAAAACACTCTCCTCCAGTGACACTTATGCTAGTCTCATAAAGCATATTTGTCACGAACAACTTCTCGTTGCTACTTTCTCGCAATTTTTCCTTCTCTAATTTTTACAACTGTTCGTTGTTCCCtttctctctcttttttacAAATGTGCGTTGCTcgttttctctctcttttttataacttttcgtTGTTTCCTTTCTCTCTTTTTCAAAACTACTTGTTTAAAATTGCCTTTATCTTATGAGTACACACACATCCCAAAACGAAAGCTGATGAAGGCAGCCCAGCATCCTCAAGCCTCCTTAAATTCTTAAATCCTACCACATTACATTACATTTCCTCAAATTCTTAAGTCCTACCACAACACAGTACTTATgggaaaaatatttcttatatGGGAGTGAAGACAAACAGTTTCGCAAATATCAACCAGGGCACAAATAGAACCCTGTCCTAAAAATATGTACAACTTCCCTACATAGGTACAATGTCATAACAATGACATTGTACCTATGTAGGGCTGCAACTATCATATGTTCCAACCCTTCTGTTTTAAGCGAGAGACTCCCGTTTTTGAACATACCCTTCCCTACTTCTGTTTGAAAGAATATTGTCCCGTTTAAGCAGTATTTGCCttcgaaaatttttaaaaaagattcctGCATTACGCCAGACCAAGAAACTTGTCGATTCTCTCGCAATTTGGTTACCATGTTGTCTTCGTTGGCGTGGGTAAGTTGTGTACGTGATGAAATTATATAAAACCCATACATTTATGTTATGTAAGTTAACCCAgcgaaaatttaaattcttaaaataaTGTTCAATATTCATATAATATTCATTCTTCTTTAACACAATGATGTCTTTTGTTTCCTCCAACAAACACGTGTGATCTTGAAGCCTGATGTGAATAATTATAGTAAATTAGATCAAACTTGTTAAAATTACAACATAGCttcgaaagtaaaaaaatataaaaccagATATTCAGACAAGTTAAAAAATTCGCATttataagaaaatgtttgccCCATGTTCCAGATCATCAGTACAATCATTGTTCAGTTTGTAATTTGAATCTTTCGTTGGCATATGGTGAAGCAAATGACATTAGACGTCATGAAGATAGCCCTAGTCATAAAAAACCTCTTTAAAAGGTGAGTTATTCTCTTTGTTATTTTCTATCACAACaactcaaacttttttttaaaaaaaaaatgcccaGTGAAACCACATTTCTAGAGTTTGATTGCAAGGACTTTCCAACGTCATTATGCAAAGTGCATAAGCAGGAAAATTTTGTCATTAATTTTTCAGGCAACACACAAATAAACCTTCCAAAACAAAATGAAACTGAAATTCATCCATCCATATCTGCCAAGGTAAAAATGGCTTGAATGTTAGTTCACCACAACACATTCTTTAATCTTTCCGACCACGTGACACAGTATGGCAAACAAGGATTTAAGGGCAACAGGGCAGCCCAGAGCTTTTCATGTGGAAGAACAAAAACAGGTGCTATTACAAACTGCAtaggaaaatattttcaaaccgAATTGGTCAGTGATATGAGGGTGAATGTATTTAGTTAATGGTTGACAGGAGCAATGATGCAGGGCTGAAGAAAAGTTTCCCATAAGCG
This is a stretch of genomic DNA from Hydractinia symbiolongicarpus strain clone_291-10 chromosome 9, HSymV2.1, whole genome shotgun sequence. It encodes these proteins:
- the LOC130656539 gene encoding N-acetylglucosamine-1-phosphotransferase subunits alpha/beta-like, with translation MTLRIWLSFCKLIQRQTYTCLSTNFGIWCALAAFCVIIVAAFHFGEVALQWSMIRYAGKFQFVRRYDNIAGKSFEYRLCLPQPIDLVYTWVNGSDPKLIMALNSVKKKLREELNVTSGKMYASSKWREKLINLEKYKWKNSVICPVPNCVPAFKLAISGLPKSISMTELILIDSTFSSAKDIYTWDDDLDIIFVTFKSREKIHKLMNTTLKHKKTKLKVTEVFYTSTIKSGHKRIHDALMMYDVTKNDTENVVKDSIHSRLPNSITSVSLYLEEEVSVIHFKEKKFVTTLKALAKKNFIINKRKARFFPVTYIWKPISISLDTEDEDASSNRFADNEELKYSLRSVEKYAPWIRKIFIVTNGQIPSWLDLDHPRISIVTHKEIFANKSHLPTFSSPAIETNIHRIPGLSKKFIYMNDDVFFGAEVWPDDFYTHSKGHKIFLSWSVPNCNEGCPASWLSDKYCDKSCNVSACDWDGGDCVGPNAKTNWQLQAMQSSGLYPNNFGEYCSSGCAPNWIGDRYCDANCNTPLCGFDAGDCNAANLKLLHSVSFSKDVFREAKKVVEVPKNTYAMFINLTNAFDVVIEGNHKDSPVLRSAVFSKKLKILSLTFFKNYTLTSIPFQVLGYKGANETGKAVLFFNVSVDTLTTTVRNENIATTTTMITYPKNVYNESDFILSKRNASVPLLIFYPKNLANLSMPDYLLERLSVLEEEYTDGEITELGYNKSKSLIYQDYLLHAKSEHTNRKLLWDAESSPPNHELTNPYTSFFTFLPWEKNHFLHEINQLYQRKGLMDKYKVARVNRRRLFDAFSSSLLHVSRIYNREFGYHPRKVPAHMPHMVDRDVIYEMQNRFSKYFEATSSHKVRHPQDMQFAFSFNYYLIGVKKPANLSSVFDEVDTDHSGTLSDRELRSLAAILYELPLNLKAIHDIEGKLRNCSNRVKTKQKVRGKQEHYFNPSMPLVTKALFMNCHELWRTANVTTSDKQKYKHEIVGEDDVTFKMIRNNVSFVLYQLDWVRKNRRKFVCLNDDLDHAKEETKTIRTILKDFYESLFPIPSQFELPSNYRNSFLHKQDLELFVQNEKNKETAVKFIFILFLLLLFLYLYRRKFRFICKRIARFLSGFRRTAESVRNI